The Romeriopsis navalis LEGE 11480 genomic interval AACCTCGAAACACACCCCGTCCGCAGTTGGCAAGCAAGAACTTGTCGGACGTACCGTCCTTCAACTCACACAAGGTGAGTACAAGTTGCTCGCTTGCCCAAGGGGATAGCCCCTTGGAGAACCCCACAAACCGAGAGCGGATATCGCGTAGGTTGATTTATGAGTTTGGTCGATCGTTTAGCTCAACAACTCGATGCCTTATCGGGTGACCGCACTGAGAAGGTGACGGTGCGGTTGACGCGGGCGGAACGAAAGCAATTGGAACAGCGCTGTGGTGGTATCCGTCTTTCGACGTACATTCGGGCGGGGCTGTTTGATTACCCGATGCCGAAACCGAGGGTGACAGTGCCGCCGATTAATCGGCAGGTGTATGTGGAGCTCAATCGGATTGGTGTCAATCTGAATCAGCAAACCAAGTTGATCAATGCGTTGCGGGTTGATGAGATGCCGGGTGCAGTCAAGGAGTATGCTGCGACATTGGCAGAATTGCAGCAGCAGATTCAGGTGGTGAAGCAGGCGGTGATTCTCGGGGTGGAAGAATTACACGCTGAGGGGACTGAGGAGACACCAGATTGATTGGCAAGGTGATGCATAACGGTAGTTTTGGGGCCACGACGCGCTATGTCCTGAATAAGGAACAGGCGAAGTTATTGGACAGTACGATGGGTGGTTTGAGTGCAGAGACTTTGACGGCTGAGTTTATGGTGTCGAAGGATTTAAGGCCAGAGCTGAAGAATCCGGTGTGGCATATCACGTTGTCTTTGCCCCATGATGAATCGCTCACGGATGAGCAGTTTATCGAGATGGGTCGGAAGTACATGGCGGGGATGATTATCGGGCAGAATGACCCTCAAGTTTTGCAAACTCAGGAGTATGAACAGCAGCGGGATGAGTTTATAGCGGAGACCTTACCGGAGTACCAATTCTTTCAAGCACGACACAGTGACCGGGAGCATGAGCATCTCCATATTGTGGCAAGTCGGATTAATTTGGAAACAGGGAAGCCGGTCAAACTGTGGCGCGATGCGTTTCGCTCGCAGCATGTGATTCGGGGATTAGAGCGGGAGTATGGGTTAACTCAGGTACAGAATTCTTGGGATGTCGGACGCAAGGCTTTGAGCAAAGGACAGCTTGAGCGAGGACAATTAACGGGTAGTCAAGCGGTGAGGTCGCAGCTCCAGGAAAAGATTGAGCAGGCAGCAATTGGACAGCCAGAAATGCCGGAGTTATTTGAGCGGCTGATGCGAGAGGGTATTCAGATACGACATCAATGGACCAGGACGGGTAAGAGTAAGGGGATTAGTTATGAGCTAAATGGGGTGGCGTTTGCGGGCAGTCAGTTGGGCCAGCGGTATAGCTTTCCGGGATTACAGGGATATTTAGGGGTGGATTATCAAGCCGACCGGGACGATGAAAAACTGCGATCACTGATGCAAAACGGGATATCTCAAGGGCAGTCAGAGGCGATTGATTGGGCGGCTGAGCAGGCAATCAAACAGGATATTGCGAATACTCAACAGCTAGAACAGCAACAGGACAAGGCGCAAATACAGCGCCGCAAATCAGGGGTCGAGCGGGAGCGCTAAACAGAGGAAAGTCGAGGATGGCGACAGATGCCAAGCGCGATCGGGAGGATACTGTTCGACCCAGTCAGTGAACTACTGTGGTCAGTCGGAGAACATCGATACAGTCAAAATCCCAGGAGATGATGATGTATTTGTCGATCGATGGGGTACTGCCGATCGACTACCTCCAGTCACTTGAACCGGAGCGGGTGAAGCTAGCTTTGAACCGCGATCCGATCGGTCAAAACTTAGCGCGTCAGGCCCAAGTAGAACTCCCCCAGATTGAACAGATTCCGCCCAGTCAAATCGATTGGCTGAATACTTTGCAAGTGGAACGACAAAAAATTATTTCACAGCAACTCCAACCTAAATCGCCGCAGCGAGAACGCTAACAAATTTCAACCGATACTGCTGCTGCTCACAAGCCGCAGAACGCCACAGGAAAATTAACATTGCTCACTTAAATTAGTGCGATGATAGATTCCCTGCCCCCGTTGCTCCAAGGCTTCAACCCGAGATATTTATGCCAGCACAAGATTGACCGACGAAACTCTCTTATTTCATTACATCGACTGATATGGCTAGAAAGAAAAAAGTAACACCACTCACGGGCGAGGACTTACTCAATCAGGTGAAGCAACTGGGTGATTTGAGTAAGGAAGAAAAGGCACGGGCATGTGGCTATATAATGACGACGAAAACCGGGAAATCCCGCGTCAATATCATGAAGTTCCAAAACGCATTGCTTGACGCAATGGGGATGGATCTGGAGGGCGGTGGCAGTGGCGAAGGACGCGGCGGTCGGAAGCCCAGTTATCGGACTCGGGTGCAGTCTAATAAAAACCTTTTAATCGGAGCAGCTTACACCGCGCAGATGGGCTTAGAACCAGGGGATGAGTTTGAAATTACGCTGGGACGCAAGCATATCAAGCTGGTGAAGCTTGAGGCTGAAGAAGAAGAAGCATAGTGGCTTGTAATGCGACGGAGTTGGACATCAGCGACGGGGAATCTACCCCGACTAGATTGACGAATACAGCTAGCATCAGTAGCTGTATTACAAAGTTGCAGCATGCATGCTTGAGTTGATCTAACAAAAGTTGACTAGCTGAGTAACTTATACGTTACCATTGCAGTATGGATGTTCAAGAATATCTCCGAGAAGATGGCTCAAATCCATACCGGAAGTGGTTTGACAGTTTAGATGAGATGGCCGCAACGAAAGTGGCGATCGCCAAAACCCGACTGGCTCTGGGTAATACCTCAAATGTGAAATGGTTTGATGGGATTGGTGAGTACAGAATTGATTGGGGGCCAGGGTATCGGATCTATCTGATGCAGGACGGCAAAGCGTTAATCATCCTGTTTGGGGGTGGGACGAAAAAACGGCAGCAAGCCGATATTCAGCAAGCATTAGCGATGCAGCAAGAATATCAACAACGCAAACAGGCGGCGCGTGAGGCCGAGGTCCAAGTGGAGAAACCGACGGAGAAGAAAACTAAAAAACGGCAGAAGCGGAGGTAGAAATGGCTTTAACAGTGGATTCAGCGGCGACGGTAGAGGCGAGGATTCAGCGCGATCCGAAGTTTGCAGCAGCACTATTAGATGAGGCGATCGCGGTCTTTCTCAATGGGGAACCCGATGTGGCCCGGTTAGTTTTGCGCGATTTGGTCAATGCGACGATCGGCTTTGAAGAGCTAGCGACAATCACAGGGAAACCCAGTAAAAGTCTGCACCGGATGCTATCAGCCAAGGGAAATCCAACGATGGATAATTTGACGATGATTTTGGCGGTATTGCGAGCCGAGTTACAGGTGGAAATTCGGGTCCAGACGGTGGCAGTCGCTTAATTTTGTCGATCCGGGGCCTGCACAGCACATGCTGCCCAGTTGTCTCATCCTGGCTCGATTCTATATAACAAGGGTTATCTCGAATCGAGATTTCAGCGCAAACCTCAGAATTCTTGCTCGGTCAGTTTTCTAGATCTTTCCTCGTTCAAAAGAGGGGCAAAGACAGCGATCAACGCATCCCCTAGCAGCACTGCCTATTCTGACTCAGATGCCGATTCTGCTTCCAACTCAGAGACCACAGCTTCCATTTGCATTTCTAACTGTGCAATCGTCGGTAAGTTATCCTTCAAGGGCTCGGGTAAGGTGTGTGTTGAAACCGCAATCGGCGTATTGAGATTGCGCAGGGCATACTCTGCTATCGTGCGTTTCTTCGATTTACATAAGACAATTCCGATCGTTGGCTGATCATCAGGATGTCTTAGCAGGTCATCAACGGCAGAAACATAGAAATTCATTTTGCCTGTGTATTCAGGCCGGAATTCTGTGACTTTTAAATCAATCACAATGAAGCAGCGTAAGCGCAGATGGTAGAAGAGCAAATCGAGAAAATACTCATCCCCATCAACCTCCAGCCGATATTGACTCCCAGCAAATGAAAATCCTACGCCCAATTCTAGGAGAAAATCCCGCATATGCGAGACCAAGGAAGCTTCCAGCTCTCGCTCCTGGAAGGGTTCAGTCAGGGACAAAAAATCTAAATGATATGGGTCTTTGACAAGTTGCTGTGCTAAATCTGATTGGGATGGGGGCAACGTGCGCTCAAAATTGCTTACGGCATCACCCTGACGCTGGTATAGATTACTGTCAATCTGCAT includes:
- a CDS encoding plasmid mobilization protein; amino-acid sequence: MSLVDRLAQQLDALSGDRTEKVTVRLTRAERKQLEQRCGGIRLSTYIRAGLFDYPMPKPRVTVPPINRQVYVELNRIGVNLNQQTKLINALRVDEMPGAVKEYAATLAELQQQIQVVKQAVILGVEELHAEGTEETPD
- a CDS encoding relaxase/mobilization nuclease domain-containing protein, whose amino-acid sequence is MHNGSFGATTRYVLNKEQAKLLDSTMGGLSAETLTAEFMVSKDLRPELKNPVWHITLSLPHDESLTDEQFIEMGRKYMAGMIIGQNDPQVLQTQEYEQQRDEFIAETLPEYQFFQARHSDREHEHLHIVASRINLETGKPVKLWRDAFRSQHVIRGLEREYGLTQVQNSWDVGRKALSKGQLERGQLTGSQAVRSQLQEKIEQAAIGQPEMPELFERLMREGIQIRHQWTRTGKSKGISYELNGVAFAGSQLGQRYSFPGLQGYLGVDYQADRDDEKLRSLMQNGISQGQSEAIDWAAEQAIKQDIANTQQLEQQQDKAQIQRRKSGVERER
- a CDS encoding AbrB family transcriptional regulator, whose amino-acid sequence is MARKKKVTPLTGEDLLNQVKQLGDLSKEEKARACGYIMTTKTGKSRVNIMKFQNALLDAMGMDLEGGGSGEGRGGRKPSYRTRVQSNKNLLIGAAYTAQMGLEPGDEFEITLGRKHIKLVKLEAEEEEA
- a CDS encoding type II toxin-antitoxin system RelE/ParE family toxin — translated: MDVQEYLREDGSNPYRKWFDSLDEMAATKVAIAKTRLALGNTSNVKWFDGIGEYRIDWGPGYRIYLMQDGKALIILFGGGTKKRQQADIQQALAMQQEYQQRKQAAREAEVQVEKPTEKKTKKRQKRR
- a CDS encoding helix-turn-helix domain-containing transcriptional regulator, giving the protein MALTVDSAATVEARIQRDPKFAAALLDEAIAVFLNGEPDVARLVLRDLVNATIGFEELATITGKPSKSLHRMLSAKGNPTMDNLTMILAVLRAELQVEIRVQTVAVA
- a CDS encoding PDDEXK nuclease domain-containing protein, translated to MPKSPVLFPDEENYIAFFSDLKTRIRQAQVKAALAINAELVMLYWQIGQDILQRQQVEGWGSKVITRLSKDLKREFPEMKGFSQRNLKYMRSFAEAYPDQEFVQQAAAQIPWFHNCVLIDRVKVPQIRIWYIQQTIRNGWSRNILEMQIDSNLYQRQGDAVSNFERTLPPSQSDLAQQLVKDPYHLDFLSLTEPFQERELEASLVSHMRDFLLELGVGFSFAGSQYRLEVDGDEYFLDLLFYHLRLRCFIVIDLKVTEFRPEYTGKMNFYVSAVDDLLRHPDDQPTIGIVLCKSKKRTIAEYALRNLNTPIAVSTHTLPEPLKDNLPTIAQLEMQMEAVVSELEAESASESE